CTCGGCGGTCGTGCCGTCGAGGTCGAACCGCTGTTTGCGCACGTCGATCTTGACGACCTCGTGGCCGCGCTCGCGAAGCTCCGAGAGGAGGAGCTTCTCGTCCTTCCGGATCCGGGAGTAGAGCAGGCCGAGCTTCATCTCACTCCCCCCAGTCCTCTTCGAGCTCGGGTGCCCGATCGAGGACCGGCGGGGAGACGTCGACGACTTCCAACTCGGCACCGCACGTTTCACAGTCGACGATCTCTCCGACCTCCAGGTCGTCGTGCAGGGCGACCGTGCCACCGCACTCGACGCATTCGGATTCGGTCATGATGTACTCCACAGTACCCCAGTAGAAGACTTTAATCCGTCGATATTGTCACCGAAAAATAAAGTCAGAAGCGTCGCTACCGGGCGAACGCGGGCAGTTCGGCGCGGATCTCGAATCCGATGTTCGAAATCTGAGTAGTGTGGGCCCCGAGGGGGGCCGGCGGGGCCACCGCCGCCGGCGGGCGCGGGTGCGGGGCGGTGGCCTCGACCGGACGCGGCGACGGTCGCGGTCGTCGCGGCAGTCGCGGGAGTCGGCCTCGCGACGGCGCCGTCGCTCGCGGTCGGGCGAGCGGTCGTCGTCGGAGGGTGTGTCCGGTCATGGTCGTTCGGTGGTGGTCAGACGTACTCGCTCACGGCGTCGGCCAGGTCCGCCTCGGCGGTCGCGAGCGCGTCGCGGCGCGCGGCGAGTGCGGCCTCGTGGTCGTCGTACGTCTCGGTCATGCGCGC
The DNA window shown above is from Halobaculum marinum and carries:
- the lysW gene encoding lysine biosynthesis protein LysW, translating into MTESECVECGGTVALHDDLEVGEIVDCETCGAELEVVDVSPPVLDRAPELEEDWGE